The following coding sequences are from one Geodermatophilus normandii window:
- a CDS encoding alpha/beta fold hydrolase produces MPEARRARTRRLPKPPSIAPSSTARTSSAALPSADPPSGAWPGEEVPVEGGSVHVRTTPWAGTPGGPHERALYVHGLGGASTNWTDLAALLAVRCAGWAVDLPGFGRSRPLPGGSYSIRGHVRAVVTVLEHVRDQPGEGRGRPVHLLGNSLGGLVSLLVAARRPDLVASLTLISPAMPVYRVPQAFGRALLLLLLPGVPALAERRLAGVTPEQSVRGMLQMCFGEPARVPPERIEAAVAETRERAAQEWANQALTRSMRGLITSYLRVGRANAWRMARSLRMPTLVVWGDRDRLVDPRLAPRLAAAVPGARLLVLETVGHVAMLEAPEETARAVLGLLEDLDDDVTDGRAGLDGDAARAG; encoded by the coding sequence GTGCCCGAGGCCCGTCGCGCGCGCACCCGCCGTCTCCCGAAGCCCCCGTCGATCGCCCCGTCGTCCACCGCCCGGACGTCGTCGGCCGCCCTGCCGAGCGCCGACCCGCCGTCGGGCGCCTGGCCCGGCGAGGAGGTGCCCGTCGAGGGCGGCTCCGTCCACGTGCGCACCACGCCCTGGGCGGGGACGCCGGGCGGCCCGCACGAGCGCGCCCTCTACGTCCATGGGCTCGGCGGCGCGTCCACCAACTGGACCGACCTGGCCGCCCTGCTCGCCGTCCGCTGCGCCGGCTGGGCGGTCGACCTGCCGGGCTTCGGCCGCTCCCGGCCGCTGCCCGGGGGGTCCTACTCGATCCGCGGGCACGTGCGGGCGGTCGTCACCGTCCTCGAGCACGTGCGCGACCAGCCCGGGGAGGGCCGGGGGCGTCCGGTGCACCTGCTCGGCAACAGCCTCGGCGGGCTGGTCAGCCTGCTGGTCGCGGCGCGACGGCCGGACCTCGTCGCGTCGCTGACGCTGATCTCGCCCGCCATGCCGGTCTACCGGGTGCCGCAGGCCTTCGGACGTGCCCTGCTGCTGCTCCTGCTGCCCGGCGTCCCCGCGCTCGCCGAGCGCCGGCTGGCCGGCGTGACGCCGGAGCAGTCGGTGCGCGGGATGCTGCAGATGTGCTTCGGCGAGCCCGCCCGGGTGCCGCCGGAGCGGATCGAGGCCGCCGTCGCGGAGACCCGCGAGCGGGCGGCGCAGGAGTGGGCCAACCAGGCGCTGACCCGCAGCATGCGCGGGCTGATCACCTCCTACCTGCGGGTCGGCCGGGCCAACGCCTGGCGGATGGCCCGGTCGCTGCGGATGCCGACCCTCGTGGTGTGGGGCGACCGCGACCGGCTCGTCGACCCCCGGCTGGCCCCGCGGCTGGCCGCCGCCGTGCCCGGCGCGCGGCTGCTGGTCCTCGAGACCGTCGGGCACGTGGCCATGCTCGAGGCGCCGGAGGAGACCGCCCGCGCGGTGCTCGGACTGCTCGAGGACCTCGACGACGACGTGACCGACGGCAGGGCGGGCCTCGACGGGGACGCGGCGCGCGCCGGCTGA
- a CDS encoding DUF3152 domain-containing protein: MRRFAARWGWRAFAIPLLTVATVLALVDLLGPAAGSPARVGATAGSAAPAAGSPEAAASSTSTAPSTTAPPPAPAEGDAGPSEVPGAPAAGTYVERGAGSVSVVPGSSAVYGTGPLQRFVVEVEDGIGVDGAAFAAAVEATLGDPRSWGSGGRMSFQRVDATDPGAYEFRVSLVSPGSMERYCPGVGTGGYTSCRYGERAVINLARWETAVPDYQGDVATYRQYVVNHEVGHALGNGHQPCPGPGQVAPVMQQQTLGLEGCVKNAWPHP, encoded by the coding sequence TTGCGCCGGTTCGCGGCCCGCTGGGGCTGGCGCGCCTTCGCGATCCCGCTGCTCACCGTGGCGACCGTGCTGGCTCTCGTCGACCTGCTCGGCCCGGCCGCCGGGTCCCCGGCGCGGGTCGGCGCGACCGCGGGCAGCGCGGCACCGGCTGCCGGCTCCCCGGAGGCGGCAGCCTCCTCGACGAGCACGGCGCCCTCGACGACGGCTCCCCCTCCGGCGCCGGCCGAGGGTGACGCCGGTCCTTCCGAGGTCCCGGGAGCGCCCGCGGCCGGCACGTACGTCGAGCGGGGCGCGGGCAGCGTGTCGGTCGTCCCGGGCTCCTCGGCGGTCTACGGCACCGGTCCGCTGCAGCGCTTCGTCGTCGAGGTCGAGGACGGCATCGGCGTCGACGGCGCGGCCTTCGCCGCCGCCGTCGAGGCCACGCTGGGCGACCCGCGCTCGTGGGGCAGCGGCGGCCGGATGTCCTTCCAGCGCGTCGACGCCACCGACCCGGGCGCCTACGAGTTCCGGGTGAGCCTGGTCAGCCCCGGGAGCATGGAGCGGTACTGCCCGGGCGTGGGCACCGGCGGCTACACCTCCTGCCGCTACGGCGAGCGCGCCGTCATCAACCTGGCCCGCTGGGAGACCGCCGTCCCCGACTACCAGGGCGACGTCGCCACCTACCGCCAGTACGTCGTCAACCACGAGGTCGGGCACGCGCTGGGCAACGGCCACCAGCCCTGCCCCGGCCCCGGGCAGGTCGCGCCGGTGATGCAGCAGCAGACCCTGGGCCTGGAGGGCTGCGTCAAGAACGCCTGGCCCCACCCGTGA
- the moeZ gene encoding adenylyltransferase/sulfurtransferase MoeZ, whose amino-acid sequence MSLPPLVEPAADLSIDEVRRYSRHLIIPDVGMDGQKRLKNAKVLAVGAGGLGSPVLMYLAAAGVGTIGIVEFDTVDESNLQRQIIHGRSDVGRSKAESARDSIKEINPYVDVRLHETRLDSDNVMGIFEQYDLIVDGTDNFATRYLVNDACVLLGKPYVWGSIYRFDGQVSVFWAEHGPNYRDLYPVPPPPGMVPSCAEGGVLGVLCATIGAIQATEAVKLITGIGETLLGRLMVYDALEMTFRTIKVRKDPEAEPITGLIDYEAFCGVVSVEAQEAAAGSTITVDELKDMMDAGKDFELIDVREPNEYEIVSIPGATLIPKDELLSGRALAQLPQDKPIVLHCKTGVRSAEVLAAVKNAGFRDAVHVQGGVTAWATRIDKTLPTY is encoded by the coding sequence GTGTCCCTGCCACCCCTGGTGGAGCCCGCCGCCGACCTGTCCATCGACGAGGTCCGCCGCTACAGCCGCCACCTGATCATCCCGGACGTCGGGATGGACGGGCAGAAGCGGCTGAAGAACGCCAAGGTGCTCGCCGTCGGGGCCGGTGGCCTCGGCTCGCCGGTGCTCATGTACCTGGCCGCCGCGGGCGTCGGCACGATCGGCATCGTCGAGTTCGACACCGTCGACGAGTCCAACCTGCAGCGGCAGATCATCCACGGGCGGTCCGACGTCGGCCGCTCGAAGGCCGAGAGCGCCCGCGACTCGATCAAGGAGATCAACCCGTACGTCGACGTCCGGCTGCACGAGACGCGCCTGGACAGCGACAACGTGATGGGGATCTTCGAGCAGTACGACCTCATCGTCGACGGCACCGACAACTTCGCCACGCGCTACCTGGTCAACGACGCGTGCGTGCTGCTCGGCAAGCCCTACGTGTGGGGCTCGATCTACCGCTTCGACGGCCAGGTGTCGGTCTTCTGGGCCGAGCACGGGCCGAACTACCGCGACCTCTACCCGGTGCCCCCGCCGCCCGGGATGGTCCCCTCCTGCGCCGAGGGCGGCGTGCTGGGCGTGCTGTGCGCGACCATCGGCGCCATCCAGGCGACCGAGGCGGTCAAGCTCATCACCGGCATCGGCGAGACGCTGCTGGGCCGGCTCATGGTGTACGACGCCCTGGAGATGACCTTCCGCACGATCAAGGTGCGCAAGGACCCCGAGGCCGAGCCGATCACCGGGCTCATCGACTACGAGGCCTTCTGCGGCGTCGTCTCGGTCGAGGCCCAGGAGGCGGCCGCCGGCTCGACGATCACCGTCGACGAGCTCAAGGACATGATGGACGCGGGCAAGGACTTCGAGCTCATCGACGTCCGCGAGCCCAACGAGTACGAGATCGTCTCCATCCCCGGCGCCACGCTCATCCCCAAGGACGAGCTGCTCTCGGGCCGCGCGCTGGCGCAGCTGCCGCAGGACAAGCCGATCGTGCTGCACTGCAAGACCGGCGTCCGCTCGGCCGAGGTGCTCGCCGCGGTCAAGAACGCCGGCTTCCGGGACGCCGTGCACGTGCAGGGCGGCGTGACGGCGTGGGCCACGCGCATCGACAAGACCCTGCCCACGTACTAG